In Bacteroidota bacterium, a single window of DNA contains:
- a CDS encoding G8 domain-containing protein codes for MFANIAQQGRTLWPVTAILAMVIFGTPNSMFGGQRVSQSSGVWSSAATWAGGITPQAGDTVIIASADSVYLDSSSAALNAVTIYGRFSLGRDTLFFSASPNDTLVQIFGTLDAGSGWFAFPAPVSPRPVIQVAAGGLFRMSSAIPFPTSGIFDSLSSPLFALDDSSTFEYYSQNLDLIDVSYLANNLVDHSYANLTLNGMDASFRSNPVRIRGTLLIDSGASIIAAARVAYVQGFDTQVVTISGDVVNQNSGESGSAGAGLRGCGMQSSGSEVWVFDRFTGSSGKDTCHWSGPSQLGSVLVRKNTVLSIRYLDDLHCDSLDILTHLTEENPPCGGHVIGKIYSEFPRTLDASNPVDSFYGLGLTIRTGTLPYIGRTRVVRVNGYKPPGARDDARPALRYFVITPGASPQQGAPDEMTFQLHCDELNGANPNHLHFWRSRDQGRAWAFSGISNFDPETFAFEWDTTVLGLANDSGSFYWMLSEGYTDHPTPIDLVSFSATRGPGGVDLTWETAAEINLAGFELDRGSRIAPVNVASFLSDRSLISQSRYGQLYSVLDTSSGPMQYDLYEVSNDGIRTWLAERWVQATSEAEPALDPQISIQGKQLSVVLGANQEGRIELDDVIGRPEMSREFTEQMRTIMSLPAGVYIARVFWRGGQASRLLILGE; via the coding sequence ATGTTCGCCAATATTGCACAGCAAGGCCGGACCCTGTGGCCAGTGACTGCCATCCTCGCCATGGTGATCTTTGGCACGCCCAACTCGATGTTTGGCGGTCAACGAGTCTCGCAATCAAGCGGAGTTTGGTCATCAGCGGCAACATGGGCCGGAGGCATCACACCGCAAGCCGGAGATACTGTGATCATCGCCAGCGCGGATTCAGTTTATCTTGATTCCTCAAGTGCCGCGTTGAATGCGGTCACCATCTACGGTCGATTCTCACTTGGCAGAGATACATTGTTCTTTAGTGCCTCGCCAAACGACACCCTCGTTCAAATATTCGGCACGCTCGATGCTGGCAGCGGATGGTTCGCGTTTCCTGCTCCAGTATCGCCACGACCTGTCATTCAGGTTGCAGCCGGTGGACTATTCCGCATGTCATCAGCGATTCCGTTTCCCACCTCCGGCATTTTCGATTCTCTTTCAAGTCCGCTCTTTGCCCTCGATGATTCGAGCACGTTCGAGTACTATTCACAGAATCTCGATCTGATTGACGTTTCCTATCTTGCGAATAATCTTGTAGACCATTCGTATGCCAATCTCACGCTAAACGGCATGGACGCTTCGTTTCGGTCGAATCCGGTGCGAATTCGCGGAACGCTGCTGATCGATTCCGGCGCTTCCATCATCGCTGCCGCACGAGTCGCGTATGTACAGGGATTTGACACGCAGGTCGTCACAATATCAGGAGACGTTGTGAACCAGAATAGTGGCGAATCCGGCTCGGCGGGCGCAGGGCTTCGCGGCTGTGGCATGCAGTCATCGGGTTCTGAAGTATGGGTCTTCGATCGATTCACTGGCAGCAGTGGAAAAGACACATGCCATTGGTCCGGGCCTTCGCAACTTGGGAGTGTACTTGTGCGGAAAAATACCGTACTGAGTATTCGGTATCTCGACGATCTGCATTGCGATTCACTGGACATCCTGACACACCTCACCGAAGAAAATCCTCCATGCGGTGGTCATGTGATCGGCAAAATCTATTCGGAGTTTCCGAGAACGCTCGATGCTTCAAATCCTGTCGATAGTTTTTATGGCCTCGGGCTAACGATCCGCACCGGGACACTCCCTTACATTGGCCGCACCCGAGTCGTTCGTGTCAATGGATACAAGCCGCCAGGTGCCCGTGATGACGCAAGGCCGGCGCTCCGATATTTTGTGATCACCCCAGGTGCTTCGCCACAGCAAGGCGCGCCGGACGAAATGACCTTCCAACTCCATTGCGACGAGCTAAACGGCGCAAATCCAAACCACCTCCATTTCTGGCGCTCACGCGATCAAGGCCGGGCATGGGCATTTAGTGGAATCAGCAATTTCGATCCTGAGACCTTCGCTTTCGAGTGGGATACAACTGTGCTTGGCCTTGCCAATGATTCTGGCAGCTTTTACTGGATGCTATCCGAAGGATATACAGACCATCCTACGCCAATCGATCTTGTTAGCTTTAGCGCAACACGCGGTCCGGGCGGTGTCGATCTCACTTGGGAGACCGCGGCCGAGATAAATCTTGCAGGCTTCGAATTAGACCGAGGCTCGCGGATAGCCCCAGTCAACGTAGCCAGTTTCTTGTCCGATCGCAGCCTGATTTCCCAATCAAGATACGGTCAGCTGTATTCGGTTCTGGATACCTCTTCAGGTCCGATGCAATATGATCTCTACGAGGTTTCGAATGATGGGATCAGAACCTGGCTCGCCGAACGCTGGGTCCAGGCAACATCGGAAGCAGAGCCAGCCTTGGATCCGCAAATCTCCATTCAGGGGAAGCAGCTCTCAGTTGTCCTCGGGGCAAACCAGGAGGGACGCATCGAATTGGACGATGTGATCGGTCGCCCGGAAATGTCCAGGGAGTTCACAGAGCAAATGCGAACAATAATGAGCCTCCCAGCCGGTGTCTATATAGCCAGGGTGTTCTGGAGAGGCGGTCAGGCCTCCCGGTTGCTGATCTTGGGTGAATAG
- a CDS encoding T9SS type A sorting domain-containing protein has translation MPQHATFAKTHISAPATASRIARLLAVAVLYMVMAQAAGAQLMINKGATIVTKTNSFMQVNGAYQNQTGSIDDSGIVTITTDFTNNSAATAGGSGWYNIGGNFTNDGTFQRKTGTVNLNGTSNQNVGGAVITTFYDLQFTNGGSKTLTQKEIVDSDAYFTNGIVYTTQTNVLNFTINGNWVNNAGLPVAPAASYVDGPCEKDMNSTNRFWFPVGKSGRGNTGAITPQSATATTYRMQYFNYPYVNTTSIQSPLQQVSKIQYWHADIVTPATGGADAIARLYWIPGDYTMSVYMSTMSNLVVARWDTLAPVIPGPTPAWVTAGVSALSPGASYLSGWIESAVVTAVKYGTAIINRPFTIASLTSDNSLPVEMGPFSVKQVANHVVLDWKTYSEIQSLGFEVERRREGEPSVLIKSFEHDSSLLAKSPYGATYQTVDGDGLANGTYVYDLYQIDANGTRTHSGSRTLDFHQIAIPSSLSVAIYPNPTSQLANISIGLAEDGHVNAMLYDASGRLVGQIADLNLTAGEHLFSQDVSHLPAGIYQLSITTGDSHIAKSIVVRR, from the coding sequence ATGCCCCAGCACGCGACGTTTGCCAAAACGCATATCAGCGCCCCCGCGACTGCCAGTCGAATTGCTCGACTTTTGGCAGTTGCGGTGCTGTATATGGTTATGGCTCAGGCGGCCGGCGCGCAGCTCATGATTAATAAGGGCGCAACGATTGTCACAAAGACTAACTCGTTCATGCAGGTCAATGGGGCGTATCAGAACCAGACTGGTTCGATCGATGACTCTGGCATCGTTACGATCACAACCGACTTCACGAACAACAGTGCAGCCACGGCCGGAGGATCGGGATGGTACAACATTGGCGGTAACTTCACGAATGATGGCACATTCCAGCGTAAAACTGGCACCGTAAACCTCAACGGTACATCCAATCAGAATGTCGGTGGCGCAGTGATCACGACGTTCTATGACCTTCAGTTTACAAATGGCGGCTCGAAGACCCTAACACAAAAGGAAATCGTTGACTCGGATGCGTATTTCACGAACGGCATTGTCTACACCACGCAGACCAACGTGCTGAACTTCACGATCAACGGCAATTGGGTTAACAATGCGGGTCTGCCCGTCGCACCTGCTGCCAGCTACGTCGATGGCCCATGTGAGAAGGACATGAACTCCACGAACCGCTTCTGGTTTCCAGTTGGTAAGAGCGGACGTGGCAATACCGGTGCAATCACTCCTCAGAGCGCGACAGCGACAACATATCGGATGCAGTATTTTAACTATCCGTATGTCAACACCACTTCGATCCAATCGCCATTGCAGCAAGTCAGCAAGATTCAATACTGGCACGCAGATATCGTAACGCCGGCGACTGGCGGAGCGGATGCAATTGCACGGCTTTACTGGATTCCTGGCGATTATACGATGTCGGTGTATATGTCCACGATGTCGAACCTTGTAGTCGCGCGTTGGGATACGCTGGCGCCCGTCATTCCTGGCCCAACGCCGGCATGGGTTACGGCTGGTGTGAGCGCGCTCTCGCCGGGAGCGAGCTATCTGTCCGGATGGATCGAATCCGCAGTGGTTACGGCCGTTAAGTATGGCACCGCAATCATCAACAGGCCCTTTACAATCGCATCGCTTACCTCCGACAACTCCCTGCCCGTCGAAATGGGACCGTTCTCGGTAAAGCAAGTCGCGAATCACGTAGTACTCGATTGGAAGACATACAGCGAGATTCAAAGTCTCGGGTTCGAAGTGGAACGTCGCCGCGAAGGCGAGCCATCGGTTTTGATCAAGAGCTTCGAACATGATTCATCACTGCTCGCCAAATCACCCTATGGGGCGACCTATCAAACGGTCGACGGCGATGGCCTTGCCAATGGCACATATGTCTACGATTTGTATCAGATCGATGCCAATGGCACACGCACTCACTCTGGATCTCGAACGCTCGACTTCCACCAGATTGCGATTCCTAGTTCGCTTTCGGTTGCGATCTATCCGAATCCGACATCGCAATTAGCGAACATTTCAATCGGGCTTGCTGAAGATGGACACGTAAATGCAATGCTCTATGATGCTAGCGGGAGACTTGTCGGGCAGATCGCGGACCTTAATCTCACTGCCGGCGAGCATCTCTTCAGTCAGGATGTCTCGCACCTCCCTGCGGGGATCTATCAACTGAGCATTACGACGGGCGACTCACACATTGCGAAGAGCATTGTTGTCCGTCGATAG